In Methanobrevibacter sp., the genomic stretch TTCACAGTCGTTTTATTGAAGTCAATCACGATTTGTGCGTAAACTGCTTTTTATGTGAAGAAAATTGTCCAACAGGAGCTATTGAATTGGTCGATGGTGAAGTTGTTTTGGATGATGATAAATGTATTAGATGTATTGAATGCACTAATCATTGTCCGGTAATGGCTTTAAGAAGAGTGGTAATTGAATAAAAATGAGGTCTGTTTATGAGAGCTAAAGAGTTAATGGATAAAAATTTTGTATATTTAAATGCAAATGATGATGTTGTTGAAGTTTCAAAAGTAATGGAAGAAATTAGACGTTTTACTTGTCCAGTTGTAAATGACAATAAACAATTAGTTGGATGGATAACTTCATTCGATATTACTAGAGGTTTGAGGGAAGGCAACAAAAAGATTTCAGAAATAATGAATGATCCCAAAGATGTGATTACTGTCTATGAACGGGATCCTGCAAGAAAAGCAGTTATACTTACAGCAAACAATAAATTCGTAACCGTGCCTGTAGTAAATGAGGATGAACAGGTAACTGGAATGATTCGTGCCTGCGATATTGTTGAACTGTTATCTGAATTGTATGACATTAAAGTTTCAAAATTATATGAAGCAATGCAAAACCAACTTAAAGGTGTCTCCTGGGATGAATTGATGTCTGCATCTGCTCTTGTTTCTCAAAAGACTACAGGGGTTAAAATCACCGCTGAGGAATATGAGGACAACATCATGAACTCCACTTTTGGAGAAGCTATTTGGGCTACTGGAGGTTTAGAAAAATTCTTTGCAGGTTTAATATCTGTTGGAGAATTGGTCATTGCCCGTAAAGTCGGAAAAGCAAGAAGATAATGCCTACAATCTCATTACAGACAATCCTTTAATTTATAATGCATTGATGGATTTTTTTAATTCCATTTAATGCAATCTATTTTTATTCAATTAATGGACATTTTAATCAGCTAATATGTATTGCAGTTCATTTTCAAATCTTATTTTATCTTTCCAATAAATCTTATTTGTTTAAGCTAGTTTTTACTTGAATTTTGTACTGTCATATTTAAATACTCTTAAAAACTAATATTTCCTTGTATGAATTTGAATTTTGACTTTACTGAAAAACGTGTAATAATTACTGCATTTTTCTGTATGGCATTTACAATTGCAAATCTAATCACTGTTAAAATTATTGATATTGGATTTTTAGGCATGGAAACTCCTGCAGGAGTTTTAATCTATCCGTTGGTATACATTTTAACAAATGTGATTGCAGATGTTTACGGTGAAAAAGTAGCGCAGAGAACAATTATTTTAGGTCTTGCTGTAGATATTTTATTTGTTTTCATGACAACTTTAATATTATTCTTACCTTCTCCGGCATTCTTTACTGGAGATTCAAGTCTGGCATTTGTATTTACTCAAACTCCGAGAATCCTTATTGCATCTTATATTAGTTACCTGATTGGTAATTTTGTAAATGCAAGGATTACTTCTATTGTAAACAAAGGCAAGGAATATTCTGCTGTTAAAAACTTGGGAGTAATTGCATTCAGTGAACTGGTCGATAACTTTATATTCATCGGTCTTGCATTCATTGGTGTATTTGCAGTTACTGATATTTTGATAATGATTATTTCTCACTGGATTTTGAGTTTAATTTGGAGTGCAATTGCCCAACCATTTACAAATATGACTGTTAAATGGGCTGAGAAAGGAAAACCTGCAGAAGCTTAAACTTTTTTTTGGGAAACTTTTTTTCCCCATTTTTTTTTTAAAGGGCATTTGCCAAAGCTAAAAAAAGATTTTTAGCAAAAATGCCGGTAAGAGTTTTATAAAGAAATTTTGCAATAAATAAATTTGCTTTTTGCCTGTTTCTATGATAGGTAAAACTGCAATTTCTTTTTTTAGAACCAAAGTATTTTATTATTTCATTCAGATATATATTATTAATCAAAAATTGTTAAGATTATATTTTAAAAGTTTATTTATATATTTTAGATATTTTTAAGTTATATTTTATAATATTCAATAGAATTTTTTTAAAATAATTACTCAATTTATGATAATACTAGGAAAATTTTGTGATATATATGGTTGAAGAAAATAGTAATATGCTACTTGGTGTTAAGGATAAACCGCCTGCTCTCAGATGGTTTTTACTTGCTATACAGCATGTATGTGCAATGTTTGGAGCCACAATTTTAGTGCCTATTGTTGTAAACGCTACTGCAGGTGCAGATGTTTTATCAATTCCCGTAGCATTAGTCACATCTGGTCTGGGTACATTGATTTATATTGTCTGTACCCGCGGTAGGAGCCCGGTATATCTGGGAAGTTCATTTGCATTTATTGCACCTATGGTTGCAGGATTTGCAATAGCAGGCAAAGCTAGTGTTTTTACTGCTTTAATGATTGTCGGTTTGGTATATGTTGCTGTTTCATGTATAATTCGTGTTTCTGGGAAGGATTGGATTAATAAACTCCTGCCTCCAGTAATTGTCGGGCCTATGATTATGGTCATCGGTTTATCTCTTGCACCAACAGCAATTAGTGAAATTGGTTTGAATTTGGATGTAGTTCCGTGGAATAATCTGGTTGTTGCGTTAATTGCATTTTTAACTACTGCATTTTTAGCAGTTCGTGGAAAAGGTATTTTAAGGGTAATTCCATTTTTAGTAGGAATCCTTGTAGGTTATATTGCAGCAGCTGCACTGGGCATGGTTGATTTTACCCAGGCATTAACTGCAAACGTGATTGAAATTCCTAAATTCTATTTGCCGTTTATGAATTATGATTTGAATTTTGCAGCAGTCCTTACTATTGTTCCTATTGCATTAGTGACAATGGTGGAACATATTGGAGACCACAAAGTATTAAGTGAAATCATCGGACGCGATTTAATTGAAGATCCGGGACTTGACAGAACTTTGCTGGGTGATGGTATTGCAACATTTTTAGCAGCAGTACTGGGCGGTCCGGCAAACACCACTTATGGTGAAAACACCTCTGTTGTTGGTATGACTCGTGTTGCATCTGTTTATGTAATTGCTCTTGCAGCCATTATTGCAATAGTATTTGCATTTTCAGGACACCTAACAGCATTTTTAACTGCAATTCCCGCACCGGTTTTAGGAGGAATATCTGTACTTCTGTATGGTTTCATTTGTGTAAACGGTCTTAAAATTTTAATTCACAATCAGGTTGATTTTAACAACACTAAAAACGTCGTCGTAGCCGCAACCATGCTTGTTTTAGGATTAGGTGGTGCAACATTATCTGTTGTATCAGGCAACTTGTCTATTGCAATTTCAGGAATGTCACTTGCAGCTATTGTCGGTGTAATTTTAAATCTTGTCATGCCGGAGGAAAAGACATGAATGAATTTGTTTTAAATCATCCGCTTATAACTCATAAGCTTGCACTTCTGAGAGATATTAATACTGGAACAAAGGAATTCAGAGAACTGGTAACAGAAATTTCCACAATGCTCGTTTATGAAGCAATGAGAGATGCTAAACTTGAAAAAACCACTATTGAAACTCCCCTTGAAAAAATGGAAACCGGTATGTTGGATGAAGATAAATATGCTATTGTCCCAATCCTAAGGGCAGGAATGGGTATGGTTGATGGAATATTAAACTTAATTCCAAATGCGAAAATAGGTCATATAGGACTTTATAGAAATGAAGAAACATTTGAACCGGTTGAATATTACTATAAAATGCCTGATGGAATTGATAAAAGGGAAGTTCTTGTAATTGACCCTATGCTTGCAACTGGAGGAAGTGCATCAGCAACAATATCCAGACTTAAGCAGGATGGGGTATGCAAAATCAAGTTACTCTGTATTGTAGCCGCTCCGCAGGGTATTAAAACAATTGAAGATAATCATCCTGATGTTGAGATATTCTGTGCAACTGTTGATAGGGAATTAAACGATAATGCATATATTCTTCCAGGTCTTGGAGATGCCGGTGATAGGGTATATGGAACAAAATAGTGAAGTTTAACTTCACTTTATTTTCTTTTTTTTAATTATACTGTCGAGATTTGATTATTTTTGTAAAAAATTTTTTAAAAACTTAATAAGAAATGGTTTTTAATCTTTTCCAGTTTTCTTTTGGTTTTACTTTTTTTTATTAAATAATAAATTATTTAAAATATTTTTAACAAAACCAATATTGTATCAGAGTTTATCAATGAATAAAAGTGATTTGAAGAAAGCCATATGTGCTCAATGGACTGCTTGTGGAATGGGGCATGATTGTGGCGCTGATAAACAATTCACTTTTAATATGGGTTATGGTGCTGATAATCTTTTTAAAAAATTAAATTCATTTGAAATGTTTTTGGATGCTAAAAACCGAGGTGAAACGGATTGTGCAGAAATATCAGAATTTTCATTGGTTATATGGAAACTGAAAGTGAAGGATGTGAATATGGAGGGTATTGTTGATGATATTTTCAGATATTCTTGTATTGATTGTAGTTTATATTTATGTTGCAGCCATTTTTGTAGTGGCTGAATTGGTTTTAAAGGCAAAGCCTGAAGTTTCACGTAAATTTTTACATATTATGGTGGGCAACATGATATTTGTCATGCCTCTGTTTTCAAATCCCTGGAATATGGTTTGGTTTTTAACATTGCCGATTACATTTGTCTTGTTCTTATTGTCTGAATACTCACCAATTAAAATTGAAAATAGGGTAACTGAATCAGGTCATGCATTAGGATTATTTTTCTATGCAGGAATCTGGACAGTGCTAATTGCCATATTTAGTTTAATCGCACCTGCAAATGATCCCAAATTTTATATTTGGATTGTAGCATTGGCTGTTGTTCCTATGGTTTATGGTGACGGTTTTGCAGCATTAATTGGTCAGAAATTCGGTAGAGTCAAATATACTGTATTTGGAGGTGTAAAATCTCTTGAAGGTTCACTTACAATGTTTGTCATCACCTCTGTAATGAGCGTATTTGTATGGATGGTTTTCACTTCAATTGGATGTGTCATGCCTGAATTTGATATTGTTAAAATTTTTGTGATTTCTGCTGTTGCAACAGTCTGTGAAGCATTCAGTTATGGGGGAATTGACAATTTGACAGTTCCAGGCTTAACTTCTATTTTATATTACCTGGTGGCTGTATTATAAGCTTCCATGATTTTCATTTTCAGTCCTGATTTTTCGCACTTTGGTTTCAGTTTTATGCATCTTGGATGTGCTGCCAATTAGCCATTTATATATGGTTTTACTAATCATATAATTGAAGGTGATATGATGGATTTAAGACAAAAGGCAGAAAAAAGAGTTGATAGAAAAATCAAATTCAAAGAAAATCTATATAAGTATTTGATGGTAAATACAATAATAGCAATTATCTGTTTTCTAATCCTGCAAAGCTTTTGGTTATTGGCATTTGTAATGCTTTTCTGGGGAATTGAACTTGCAGATGATTATTTTAAAGCTTATCCTCTTAATGATTATCGGGAAAGAATGATTGATAGGGAACTTTCTAAAATGGGTGATTGAATGGACGACAGTTTAAGGGTTACAGCAGAAAAAAGAGCCGATGCCAAAATCAAATTTTATAAGGATTTTATTATTTATATAATTGTCAACCTATTGTTGGCGGCTGTCAACTTCACTTTCACTCCTGAATTCTGGTGGGTGTTATTTCCAGCATTTTTCTGGGGTATTGCAGTGTTTGATGGCTTTTTAAAAGCATTTGTATTTAGTGCTAAATTTGACACAGCAGAATATAGGGAACAAAAGATTCAAGAAGAAATGGAAAAGTTAAGGAAATAAATCATGAAGGTAAATTTATTTGTTTCAAGAGATATTGAAGAGCCCCATGCAGATATTCACACCGATGAATTAACTGATAACATCACAAAGGCAATGTCAATTTTAGAAAGTGATGAATCAAGTGAAATGCTGGCGGTAAGAAAGGGTCTTGATATTGCCCTTTTAGAGTTTAATGAAGTTTACATGCTTAAAGTTGAAAATAAACAGGTTAATGTCTATACTGAAAGTGGCGAATACTTTATTAAAAAACCATTATATCAGGTTGAAGAGACACTAACGGGCGATTTTGTCCGCATATCTAAAACTACAATTATTAATTTAAAAAAGATAGGGAGAGTTGCTCCTTCACTTAAAGGAATGATGTTTATAGAACTTAAAAATGGCTTAAAGGATAATATCTCAAGAAAATACCTGCCCGGATTTAAACAGGCTTTAGATTTATAGGTGGTTTTTATGAAAATAAAATTAATTGAAATGCTAACATTAGGTGCTTTTATAGGCTGTTTTATTGTAATGTGTGTCATGGTTATAATTTCTTTAACAAACGGACCTCATAACATTCAATTCAGTGGTGTTGATATAATAAATTCGTTTCTTGGATCAATAGTTGCAGGTTGGGGATTTTCCTTAAGCGGGCTGATTTACCATAAAGAAGATTTGCCTTTTCCGCTTCAGGTTATTTTTCAAATGACAATCGGAATGACAGTATTGTTCCTGATTGCAATTTATCTTCATTGGATGCCTATCAACCTCGGAATCGGTCCGGTAATAACCTGGATTGCAATAGCCTGCATATCTGCAATTATTTTCTGGATGGGATTTTATATTTATTATTATCTGGTTGCACGTGATTTGAATAAAAAGTTAAATAGATAATGTATGTTTTCTATCTGATGTCATATCCGCATTCACTGCACTTACAGGTTTGGAATTTTATGACTCCTCCGCATTTAGGACACAACCATTTTTCACGGTCTTGAATCATCATACGTCCAATTCCTGTGGTTTTAATTCTTTTTGCACTTTCAAGTGTGTTTAAATCATGTCTTTTAATATATTTTTTTGAATGTTTTTTCATTAAAGGACAGGGAAACTCACTGCATCGGGCGCAATAGCTGAAATTCTTAGAATCAAAGCATGTTTTAATTTTACATTTTAAGCTGGCCTTGCTTTTGCCGGTACTGCCGATTAAACAGCCCGCACAGGGGCTTTGATATTTATCACAGCTAATGCAGTTGATTCCGCAAGGAGCTAATAATTTTGAATTGAGTTCATCAGGCATTTTCATGGGAGCACCATTTAAGAAAGTTATATATTTAATTTAATGCTAAACTTATCTTATAGTTATCGTAATGTTTGTGGTAATGTGCCGATTATTATTCATCCTGAATTAAAAAAGTTAAAACATAAATTATCTGATTTGATACTGGAGCATCAGGAACTCGAATTCCAGATTTGTCCATGTCTTGAAAGAGAATATATTTTCAGTTTTGGTTTTATTGAATATAATCTTTATGAGAAGGATGTAAGGTTATCTATACTTAAAAGAAAGCTTAGGCTGATTCAAATCCAAATAAACAACAATGAACCTATTGATATGGACTTGATTAATGAAATTTTAAAAGAAGAATGCTCACAATACCGCAGGAATATTAAACTGCAGATGGACGAATTGGAAAATGCAATGAAAGACAAATTAAAAAAGACTCTCTCAAAAGAGGACACAAAAAGGCTTAAATTAATCTATAAGCAATGTGTTTTGAAACTGCACCCCGATTTGAACAAGAATTTGTCTGAGGGTGAAAAAAATTTATTTATACGGATTACGGAAGCATTTAAAAATGCCGATTTAAAAGCATTGGAATCGCTGTATTATCTGATTCCTCATGGTGAAGTGGAATCCATGTTGGAAATGGACAGGTTGCAGGAATTAATTGATTATAAGAAAAGAGAAATAGCTGAAATCAAAAATGAATATCCTTATAATAAAAAAGAGCTTGTATGTGATGATGAGAAAAAACAAGCATACATAACCGAACTTAGAAATCTGATTAGTCAGTTTGACAGTGAAATTCAAAGGTATAATGAAAAAATTAATGATCTGATTTAAATGGCCAATATTCAAAAGAGCAATTCTGAAGTTACCAAATTCATTGAATTTTTGCATAAAAGCGAAATAGTCCCTTTTCTGGAAGATATTTACTTAATTACTGTTGATGTTGCCGGTTTGCATTATATTGAAAATATCGATGAGATAATTCCTAAAATTAAGGAAAAATCAAATCTTGAACTGGTTCGCGAAAAAAATAATAAATTTGATGCAAATGCAATACTGGTTCTGTTTAACGGTGAAAAAATAGGATATGTTCCAAGAGAGCATAATCTCATTCTGGCTAATTTAATGGATGCAGGAAAAGAGATTTACGGTGTTGTAAAAACAGTATCTGCAGAATCGGTTTATGAAAATGATGACTCTAAAATAATCAGTTTTAAAATTTTTTTAAAAGAGTAAATGATAATCTGCTTATTTTACGATACATTTATAAATAGACAAAACAAATATTTCATTACTGTTATTTTTAACAGTAAGTAATTTACTTTTTTTGGGATAATTTCCCATATGGATGTGGCCTTCGTGGCTGAACAAAAAGGTGTTATTAATGTATAAATATATTAGAGACGCATGGAAAAACCCAGATGAGTCTTACGTACGTGAACTCATGTGGCAAAGAGCTCCTAAATGGAGAAGAGAAAAAGCAGTTCAAAGAATTGAAAGACCAACCAGATTGGACAGAGCTAGAAGCTTAGGTTACAGAGCTAAAAAAGGTTTTGTTTTAGTAAGAACTAGAGTAAGACGTGGTGGAAGAAGAAAATCCCGTCGTTTCAACGGCCGTAAACCTAAAAGAATGGGTGTAAACAAAATTACCCAAGCAAAATCTATTCAAAGAATTGCTGAAGAACGTGTAGCTAAAAAATACCCTAACTTAGAAGTATTAAACTCTTACTGGGTATGGGCTGACGGCAAATACAAATATTTCGAAGTCATTTTAGTTGATCCACAAAGTCCTTCCATCGTTAACGATGAAAAAATCAACTGGATTTGTTCTAAAAAACACACTAACAGAGCTCTCAGAGGCTTAACTAGTGCAGGTAATAAAGGACGTGGAATCAAATCCAAAGGAAAAGGCTCCGAACAAGCTAGAAGAAGAAAATTATAATATTTTCTTCATCCTTTTTTGATTTAAATGATTCATAATATTAAATTTAGAGCTTTCGTTTATGAGGATGAAAGCGTTGATGAAATTTCTCAAGCCATTTTAAATTTACTTCCCGACGCTGAAATAGAAGCAGAGGAAGCCGAAGGATTGCTTGAAGATAAAATTATAATTTTATCAGGAATATTATCTAAAAAACGATATACAAAGACTTTTTTTAATACACTTTTAGAAAGTGTGGATTTGGATAAATTAAATAATGATTTAGAGCGTAAAATTGATGAAAAGGGAAATTGGTTTTTAAGATTTGATAAAACCGATGCTTTAGATGAAAAATTAACTATTTTGGATAAAGGAGATGCAATTCATATAAAAGTTAAGATTGCTGCATTTCCTGCTAAAAAACAAATTGCTGTTGACAAAGTGCGTGAAGCTATTTTAAAATGTGATTAAATGGAAAAACAAAGTAAAATGTTAATTGTTTTATTAGTTGCTTTTGTAATTTGTATTGGTGTATTTTTGTTTCAGTTCAACAATAACGTTTCAACATTCATAATCATTAATGAAACTGAGGTTGTTGAAAACGAGTCATTTTCAGCCATGTTGGTTGATGCTTATGGTTTTGGTGTTGCAAATCAGACAATCATATTCCATAAACCTGGATATGAGTTGGGAACCCTCGTAACTGCCACTACTGATGATAATGGTGAATTTACAATTGAAAATGCCGAGTATCTGCCGGATGCAGGTGAGGATAATTACTATGGAAACTTTGCATTTGCAGGGCATGGCAAATATCAGGGCTGCAGCTATGAAGGTAATGTCACAGTAATTCCTAAATGAAAGCAATCCTTTCAATGAACGCCGGATAATTAATTTTGAAGGGATGAAAACT encodes the following:
- a CDS encoding HPP family protein produces the protein MRAKELMDKNFVYLNANDDVVEVSKVMEEIRRFTCPVVNDNKQLVGWITSFDITRGLREGNKKISEIMNDPKDVITVYERDPARKAVILTANNKFVTVPVVNEDEQVTGMIRACDIVELLSELYDIKVSKLYEAMQNQLKGVSWDELMSASALVSQKTTGVKITAEEYEDNIMNSTFGEAIWATGGLEKFFAGLISVGELVIARKVGKARR
- a CDS encoding queuosine precursor transporter — translated: MNLNFDFTEKRVIITAFFCMAFTIANLITVKIIDIGFLGMETPAGVLIYPLVYILTNVIADVYGEKVAQRTIILGLAVDILFVFMTTLILFLPSPAFFTGDSSLAFVFTQTPRILIASYISYLIGNFVNARITSIVNKGKEYSAVKNLGVIAFSELVDNFIFIGLAFIGVFAVTDILIMIISHWILSLIWSAIAQPFTNMTVKWAEKGKPAEA
- a CDS encoding uracil-xanthine permease family protein yields the protein MVEENSNMLLGVKDKPPALRWFLLAIQHVCAMFGATILVPIVVNATAGADVLSIPVALVTSGLGTLIYIVCTRGRSPVYLGSSFAFIAPMVAGFAIAGKASVFTALMIVGLVYVAVSCIIRVSGKDWINKLLPPVIVGPMIMVIGLSLAPTAISEIGLNLDVVPWNNLVVALIAFLTTAFLAVRGKGILRVIPFLVGILVGYIAAAALGMVDFTQALTANVIEIPKFYLPFMNYDLNFAAVLTIVPIALVTMVEHIGDHKVLSEIIGRDLIEDPGLDRTLLGDGIATFLAAVLGGPANTTYGENTSVVGMTRVASVYVIALAAIIAIVFAFSGHLTAFLTAIPAPVLGGISVLLYGFICVNGLKILIHNQVDFNNTKNVVVAATMLVLGLGGATLSVVSGNLSIAISGMSLAAIVGVILNLVMPEEKT
- the upp gene encoding uracil phosphoribosyltransferase, which gives rise to MNEFVLNHPLITHKLALLRDINTGTKEFRELVTEISTMLVYEAMRDAKLEKTTIETPLEKMETGMLDEDKYAIVPILRAGMGMVDGILNLIPNAKIGHIGLYRNEETFEPVEYYYKMPDGIDKREVLVIDPMLATGGSASATISRLKQDGVCKIKLLCIVAAPQGIKTIEDNHPDVEIFCATVDRELNDNAYILPGLGDAGDRVYGTK
- a CDS encoding diacylglycerol/polyprenol kinase family protein, whose product is MIFSDILVLIVVYIYVAAIFVVAELVLKAKPEVSRKFLHIMVGNMIFVMPLFSNPWNMVWFLTLPITFVLFLLSEYSPIKIENRVTESGHALGLFFYAGIWTVLIAIFSLIAPANDPKFYIWIVALAVVPMVYGDGFAALIGQKFGRVKYTVFGGVKSLEGSLTMFVITSVMSVFVWMVFTSIGCVMPEFDIVKIFVISAVATVCEAFSYGGIDNLTVPGLTSILYYLVAVL
- a CDS encoding 2TM domain-containing protein: MDLRQKAEKRVDRKIKFKENLYKYLMVNTIIAIICFLILQSFWLLAFVMLFWGIELADDYFKAYPLNDYRERMIDRELSKMGD
- a CDS encoding 2TM domain-containing protein, translated to MDDSLRVTAEKRADAKIKFYKDFIIYIIVNLLLAAVNFTFTPEFWWVLFPAFFWGIAVFDGFLKAFVFSAKFDTAEYREQKIQEEMEKLRK
- a CDS encoding LytTR family DNA-binding domain-containing protein — encoded protein: MKVNLFVSRDIEEPHADIHTDELTDNITKAMSILESDESSEMLAVRKGLDIALLEFNEVYMLKVENKQVNVYTESGEYFIKKPLYQVEETLTGDFVRISKTTIINLKKIGRVAPSLKGMMFIELKNGLKDNISRKYLPGFKQALDL
- a CDS encoding DUF3021 domain-containing protein, encoding MKIKLIEMLTLGAFIGCFIVMCVMVIISLTNGPHNIQFSGVDIINSFLGSIVAGWGFSLSGLIYHKEDLPFPLQVIFQMTIGMTVLFLIAIYLHWMPINLGIGPVITWIAIACISAIIFWMGFYIYYYLVARDLNKKLNR
- a CDS encoding DUF3795 domain-containing protein, giving the protein MKMPDELNSKLLAPCGINCISCDKYQSPCAGCLIGSTGKSKASLKCKIKTCFDSKNFSYCARCSEFPCPLMKKHSKKYIKRHDLNTLESAKRIKTTGIGRMMIQDREKWLCPKCGGVIKFQTCKCSECGYDIR
- a CDS encoding J domain-containing protein, with protein sequence MPIIIHPELKKLKHKLSDLILEHQELEFQICPCLEREYIFSFGFIEYNLYEKDVRLSILKRKLRLIQIQINNNEPIDMDLINEILKEECSQYRRNIKLQMDELENAMKDKLKKTLSKEDTKRLKLIYKQCVLKLHPDLNKNLSEGEKNLFIRITEAFKNADLKALESLYYLIPHGEVESMLEMDRLQELIDYKKREIAEIKNEYPYNKKELVCDDEKKQAYITELRNLISQFDSEIQRYNEKINDLI
- a CDS encoding HIRAN domain-containing protein gives rise to the protein MANIQKSNSEVTKFIEFLHKSEIVPFLEDIYLITVDVAGLHYIENIDEIIPKIKEKSNLELVREKNNKFDANAILVLFNGEKIGYVPREHNLILANLMDAGKEIYGVVKTVSAESVYENDDSKIISFKIFLKE
- a CDS encoding 50S ribosomal protein L15e, which encodes MYKYIRDAWKNPDESYVRELMWQRAPKWRREKAVQRIERPTRLDRARSLGYRAKKGFVLVRTRVRRGGRRKSRRFNGRKPKRMGVNKITQAKSIQRIAEERVAKKYPNLEVLNSYWVWADGKYKYFEVILVDPQSPSIVNDEKINWICSKKHTNRALRGLTSAGNKGRGIKSKGKGSEQARRRKL
- a CDS encoding RNA-binding protein gives rise to the protein MIHNIKFRAFVYEDESVDEISQAILNLLPDAEIEAEEAEGLLEDKIIILSGILSKKRYTKTFFNTLLESVDLDKLNNDLERKIDEKGNWFLRFDKTDALDEKLTILDKGDAIHIKVKIAAFPAKKQIAVDKVREAILKCD